The Erythrobacter insulae genome window below encodes:
- a CDS encoding MoaD/ThiS family protein — MAVTILFLGPLRDIAGEDSRSAAAPLDWEGLLAEVGPEIADQLAEDRVNVACAGKVLTEKAALNARDGDEIALLPPVSGG; from the coding sequence GTGGCCGTAACAATCTTATTTCTTGGCCCTTTGCGCGATATAGCAGGTGAAGACAGCCGCAGCGCGGCAGCGCCGCTGGATTGGGAGGGGTTGCTGGCTGAGGTTGGCCCCGAGATTGCCGATCAACTGGCAGAGGACCGGGTTAATGTTGCATGCGCGGGCAAAGTCCTGACTGAAAAGGCTGCGCTGAATGCCCGGGATGGCGACGAGATCGCGCTGCTACCCCCGGTTAGCGGGGGGTAG